The following coding sequences are from one Rhineura floridana isolate rRhiFlo1 chromosome 2, rRhiFlo1.hap2, whole genome shotgun sequence window:
- the SSH3 gene encoding protein phosphatase Slingshot homolog 3 isoform X1, with protein MALVTVCRSPSGSGHSTPIGCKDEDVPRKRQLQRCHSFVMVKGAALLLQEEEKLESVQEDPATPLDHKPKCENDASGQQELHLQQMVELLRPEDSIRLAVRLESVRAHRIRYLLVVSAAEMESKSEMVLLGVDFPEEGLAACTLGMVLPLWSDTQVFLDGDGGFSVTSGGQTRIFKPISVQTMWSALQVLHKACSKAVCNNHFPGGSALSWTEWYQKAVNSEQSCINEWLAMSDLESVRPTSPTVFSDQPTAQEMTERMIRAKLREVMATTDLESITSKEIRTELERRACHSLNDYKEFIDNEMLLIMAQMDRPSRIFDHLYLGSEWNAANFEELQRNRVSHILNVTREIDNFFPEHFTYMNVRLYDEETSQLLPHWKETYSFISAAWAQGFRVLVHCKMGVSRSASTVIAYAMKEYGWSLERALCHVQERRPIIHPNPGFMRQLELYQGILDASRHSSLWEQKAGDAPSEGSPDISDASSDLSGSPDYETLSSEDESEEPVTTPQYCFRPLREPLEEPYHTLDPPDGPRLSLHAKEEPGASDDSGAEEVRRHLATMRVPEKPAMLRRERINLYAVMRSISEMDSSDEHISMPESATEEEVFLHAERKPTVTFEQSPPNEEKLESTTDSTAKLSLSEGEQAQGRRPRRRRRRAHRGHSQLCKQLSYHPAPGRVRKVVRHMEDPVPFGRRPPLQHRLSVAQLADAALVVSRAKEFEGQSESPDKLLSPPQEPQPRENTALCSLPCSRSRRMVRQASVDMDPNSG; from the exons GATGAAGACGTTCCTAGGAAGAGACAGCTGCAGCGATG CCACAGCTTCGTCATGGTCAAAGGAGCTGCTCTGctcctgcaggaagaagaaaagcTGGAGTCTGTGCAGGAAGATCCGGCCACCCCCTTGGACCACAAGCCTAAGTGTGAGAATGATGCATCCGGACAACAGGAGCTGCACTTACAGCAAATGGTGGAGCTGCTACGGCCAGAAGACAGCATTCGGCTG GCTGTGAGGCTGGAGTCAGTGCGAGCTCACCGGATCCGGTACTTGCTGGTTGTGTCAGCAGCTGAGATGGAGAGCAAGAGTGAAATGGTGCTGCTAGGAGTGGACTTCCCGGAAGAAGG CTTGGCTGCCTGCACGCTGGGGATGGTGCTTCCACTTTGGAGCGACACCCAGGTCTTCCTTGATGGCGATGG GGGCTTCAGTGTGACATCGGGGGGGCAGACACGTATCTTTAAGCCCATCTCAGTCCAAACCATGTG GTCAGCCCTACAAGTGCTGCACAAGGCATGCAGCAAAGCCGTCTGCAACAACCATTTCCCAGGAGGCAGTGCACTGAGCTGGACCGAGTGGTATCAGAAGGCTGTGAACTCTGAGCAGAGCTGCATTAATGAGTGGCTAGCCATGTCTGACCTGGAATCTGTTCGGCCCACTTCTCCCACAGTCTTCTCTGACCA GCCGACAGCACAGGAGATGACAGAGCGGATGATCCGGGCCAAGCTGCGTGAGGTGATGGCCACCACTGACCTGGAGAGCATCACCTCCAAGGAG ATCCGTACAGAACTGGAGCGGCGAGCTTGCCACAGCCTGAATGACTACAAGGAGTTTATTGACAATGAAATGCTGCTCATCATGGCTCAGATGGATCGGCCCTCCAGAATTTTTGACCATCTCTACTTG GGCTCTGAATGGAATGCAGCCAACTTTGAGGAGCTTCAAAGGAACAG GGTCAGCCACATCCTCAACGTGACCCGGGAGATTGACAACTTCTTCCCAGAGCACTTCACTTACATGAATGTGCGGCTCTATGATGAAGAGACCTCGCAGCTACTGCCACACTGGAAGGAGACCTACAGCTTCATTTCAGCTGCCTG GGCCCAAGGCTTTCGGGTGTTAGTGCACTGCAAGATGGGTGTGAgccgctctgcctccacagtgatTGCCTACGCCATGAAGGAGTATGGGTGGTCACTTGAACGGGCCCTTTGCCACGTACAGGAGCGACGCCCAATTATCCACCCCAATCCAGGCTTCATGAGACAGCTAGAGCTTTACCAGGGTATTCTGGATGCCAG CCGACACAGCAGCCTATGGGAACAAAAGGCGGGAGACGCCCCGTCAGAAGGCTCTCCAGATATAAGTGATGCCAGCAGTGATCTTTCAGGCAGTCCTGACTATGAGACTTTAAGCTCAGAAGATGAATCAGAGGAGCCAGTGACAACCCCCCAGTATTGCTTTCGTCCTTTGCGGGAACCTCTTGAAGAACCTTACCATACTCTGGACCCTCCTGATGGCCCCAGACTTAGTCTTCATGCAAAAGAGGAACCTGGGGCATCAGATGACTCAGGAGCTGAGGAGGTGCGAAGACATCTGGCTACAATGAGAGTACCAGAGAAGCCAGCCATGCTCCGACGGGAGCGCATTAACCTCTATGCAGTCATGCGCAGCATCAGTGAGATGGACAGCTCAGATGAACACATCTCTATGCCAGAGAGTGCCACTGAGGAAGAG GTATTTCTTCATGCTGAAAGGAAGCCTACTGTGACTTTTGAGCAATCTCCCCCAAATGAGGAGAAACTAGAGTCCACAACAGACTCTACAGCAAAGCTGTCTTTGTCAGAGGGAGAGCAGGCGCAGGGTCGCAGGCCCAGACGACGCAGGCGAAGGGCTCACCGGGGCCATTCCCAGCTCTGCAAGCAGCTTTCCTACCACCCAGCACCAGGCCGGGTGCGCAAAGTTGTTCGGCACATGGAGGACCCTGTCCCATTTGGCCGCAGGCCCCCCTTACAGCACCGGCTCTCTGTGGCTCAGCTGGCTGATGCTGCCCTGGTGGTGAGTCGGGCCAAGGAGTTTGAGGGACAATCTGAAAGCCCTGACAAGCTCCTGTCACCTCCACAAGAACCCCAACCTAGAGAAAACACTGCCCTCTGTTCCTTGCCCTGCTCCCGGTCCCGACGAATGGTGCGCCAGGCCAGTGTAGACATGGACCCCAACTCAGGATGA
- the SSH3 gene encoding protein phosphatase Slingshot homolog 3 isoform X2 yields MALVTVCRSPSGSGHSTPIGCKDEDVPRKRQLQRCHSFVMVKGAALLLQEEEKLESVQEDPATPLDHKPKCENDASGQQELHLQQMVELLRPEDSIRLAVRLESVRAHRIRYLLVVSAAEMESKSEMVLLGVDFPEEGLAACTLGMVLPLWSDTQVFLDGDGGFSVTSGGQTRIFKPISVQTMWPTAQEMTERMIRAKLREVMATTDLESITSKEIRTELERRACHSLNDYKEFIDNEMLLIMAQMDRPSRIFDHLYLGSEWNAANFEELQRNRVSHILNVTREIDNFFPEHFTYMNVRLYDEETSQLLPHWKETYSFISAAWAQGFRVLVHCKMGVSRSASTVIAYAMKEYGWSLERALCHVQERRPIIHPNPGFMRQLELYQGILDASRHSSLWEQKAGDAPSEGSPDISDASSDLSGSPDYETLSSEDESEEPVTTPQYCFRPLREPLEEPYHTLDPPDGPRLSLHAKEEPGASDDSGAEEVRRHLATMRVPEKPAMLRRERINLYAVMRSISEMDSSDEHISMPESATEEEVFLHAERKPTVTFEQSPPNEEKLESTTDSTAKLSLSEGEQAQGRRPRRRRRRAHRGHSQLCKQLSYHPAPGRVRKVVRHMEDPVPFGRRPPLQHRLSVAQLADAALVVSRAKEFEGQSESPDKLLSPPQEPQPRENTALCSLPCSRSRRMVRQASVDMDPNSG; encoded by the exons GATGAAGACGTTCCTAGGAAGAGACAGCTGCAGCGATG CCACAGCTTCGTCATGGTCAAAGGAGCTGCTCTGctcctgcaggaagaagaaaagcTGGAGTCTGTGCAGGAAGATCCGGCCACCCCCTTGGACCACAAGCCTAAGTGTGAGAATGATGCATCCGGACAACAGGAGCTGCACTTACAGCAAATGGTGGAGCTGCTACGGCCAGAAGACAGCATTCGGCTG GCTGTGAGGCTGGAGTCAGTGCGAGCTCACCGGATCCGGTACTTGCTGGTTGTGTCAGCAGCTGAGATGGAGAGCAAGAGTGAAATGGTGCTGCTAGGAGTGGACTTCCCGGAAGAAGG CTTGGCTGCCTGCACGCTGGGGATGGTGCTTCCACTTTGGAGCGACACCCAGGTCTTCCTTGATGGCGATGG GGGCTTCAGTGTGACATCGGGGGGGCAGACACGTATCTTTAAGCCCATCTCAGTCCAAACCATGTG GCCGACAGCACAGGAGATGACAGAGCGGATGATCCGGGCCAAGCTGCGTGAGGTGATGGCCACCACTGACCTGGAGAGCATCACCTCCAAGGAG ATCCGTACAGAACTGGAGCGGCGAGCTTGCCACAGCCTGAATGACTACAAGGAGTTTATTGACAATGAAATGCTGCTCATCATGGCTCAGATGGATCGGCCCTCCAGAATTTTTGACCATCTCTACTTG GGCTCTGAATGGAATGCAGCCAACTTTGAGGAGCTTCAAAGGAACAG GGTCAGCCACATCCTCAACGTGACCCGGGAGATTGACAACTTCTTCCCAGAGCACTTCACTTACATGAATGTGCGGCTCTATGATGAAGAGACCTCGCAGCTACTGCCACACTGGAAGGAGACCTACAGCTTCATTTCAGCTGCCTG GGCCCAAGGCTTTCGGGTGTTAGTGCACTGCAAGATGGGTGTGAgccgctctgcctccacagtgatTGCCTACGCCATGAAGGAGTATGGGTGGTCACTTGAACGGGCCCTTTGCCACGTACAGGAGCGACGCCCAATTATCCACCCCAATCCAGGCTTCATGAGACAGCTAGAGCTTTACCAGGGTATTCTGGATGCCAG CCGACACAGCAGCCTATGGGAACAAAAGGCGGGAGACGCCCCGTCAGAAGGCTCTCCAGATATAAGTGATGCCAGCAGTGATCTTTCAGGCAGTCCTGACTATGAGACTTTAAGCTCAGAAGATGAATCAGAGGAGCCAGTGACAACCCCCCAGTATTGCTTTCGTCCTTTGCGGGAACCTCTTGAAGAACCTTACCATACTCTGGACCCTCCTGATGGCCCCAGACTTAGTCTTCATGCAAAAGAGGAACCTGGGGCATCAGATGACTCAGGAGCTGAGGAGGTGCGAAGACATCTGGCTACAATGAGAGTACCAGAGAAGCCAGCCATGCTCCGACGGGAGCGCATTAACCTCTATGCAGTCATGCGCAGCATCAGTGAGATGGACAGCTCAGATGAACACATCTCTATGCCAGAGAGTGCCACTGAGGAAGAG GTATTTCTTCATGCTGAAAGGAAGCCTACTGTGACTTTTGAGCAATCTCCCCCAAATGAGGAGAAACTAGAGTCCACAACAGACTCTACAGCAAAGCTGTCTTTGTCAGAGGGAGAGCAGGCGCAGGGTCGCAGGCCCAGACGACGCAGGCGAAGGGCTCACCGGGGCCATTCCCAGCTCTGCAAGCAGCTTTCCTACCACCCAGCACCAGGCCGGGTGCGCAAAGTTGTTCGGCACATGGAGGACCCTGTCCCATTTGGCCGCAGGCCCCCCTTACAGCACCGGCTCTCTGTGGCTCAGCTGGCTGATGCTGCCCTGGTGGTGAGTCGGGCCAAGGAGTTTGAGGGACAATCTGAAAGCCCTGACAAGCTCCTGTCACCTCCACAAGAACCCCAACCTAGAGAAAACACTGCCCTCTGTTCCTTGCCCTGCTCCCGGTCCCGACGAATGGTGCGCCAGGCCAGTGTAGACATGGACCCCAACTCAGGATGA